From the Oleiphilus messinensis genome, one window contains:
- a CDS encoding DUF3565 domain-containing protein produces the protein MRQAIIGFHQDEQRDWVADLACGHSQHVRHRPPFQNRPWVISEQGRANFVGHKLNCLLCDVQNTHK, from the coding sequence ATGAGGCAGGCTATCATTGGATTTCATCAGGACGAACAGCGGGACTGGGTTGCTGACCTGGCGTGTGGGCACAGTCAGCATGTACGTCATCGGCCACCATTTCAAAACAGGCCATGGGTGATCTCAGAACAAGGTCGTGCGAATTTTGTGGGTCACAAGTTGAACTGTCTGTTGTGTGATGTGCAGAATACTCACAAGTAA
- the ppnP gene encoding pyrimidine/purine nucleoside phosphorylase, translating into MFNVNEYFDGKVKSIAFQGETLPATVGVMASGEYQFDTSKKENMTVISGALTVKLPGESDWTTYSAGETFIVEANQVFDLKVASDTAYLCTYE; encoded by the coding sequence ATGTTTAATGTTAATGAATATTTCGACGGCAAAGTGAAATCGATTGCGTTTCAGGGAGAAACGTTGCCTGCAACGGTTGGCGTCATGGCTTCAGGCGAATATCAGTTTGACACCAGCAAAAAAGAAAATATGACCGTAATCAGCGGTGCACTTACCGTTAAACTGCCCGGTGAAAGTGATTGGACAACCTATTCGGCAGGCGAAACCTTTATTGTAGAAGCCAATCAGGTGTTCGATCTCAAAGTGGCAAGCGATACCGCCTACCTGTGCACGTACGAATAA
- a CDS encoding TVP38/TMEM64 family protein, which translates to MLWSLLLLSAITLLIQSGVEIQEVPALLEHWLKQFGHVEAALLYIIIYTLRPLVLFPATLLTILSGLLFGPWLGILLTIIGENMSANLAFLVSRYLGRDWVKSMESQQILKWEKRLQQNGLITVVIMRLLFLPFDAVNYGCGLTSLRHRDYALGTFLGILPSLIGFVLIGGALSSTTHQSLLILILSAVFLVLAISLAHYLKKNQSVEPT; encoded by the coding sequence ATGCTTTGGTCATTATTATTGCTGTCCGCGATCACACTGCTGATCCAGTCCGGTGTCGAAATTCAAGAGGTCCCTGCACTCCTGGAGCACTGGTTAAAGCAATTTGGACACGTAGAGGCGGCGTTACTCTATATCATAATCTATACGCTTCGCCCTCTGGTGCTCTTTCCCGCGACGTTGCTAACGATTCTATCTGGACTGCTATTTGGCCCCTGGCTGGGCATTCTACTCACCATCATTGGCGAGAACATGAGCGCTAATTTAGCGTTTCTGGTTTCCCGCTATCTTGGCCGGGATTGGGTAAAGTCCATGGAAAGTCAGCAGATCTTGAAGTGGGAAAAAAGACTACAGCAAAATGGCCTGATAACCGTGGTAATTATGCGTTTGCTGTTTTTACCATTTGATGCTGTCAACTATGGCTGCGGCCTGACCAGCCTCCGCCACCGTGATTATGCATTGGGAACCTTTTTGGGAATTTTACCCTCGCTGATAGGATTTGTTTTAATCGGTGGAGCACTGTCTTCAACTACACATCAGTCTCTGCTCATACTAATACTGTCTGCGGTATTTCTAGTGCTGGCCATCTCTCTCGCTCACTATCTCAAAAAAAACCAGTCTGTCGAACCAACCTGA
- a CDS encoding DUF502 domain-containing protein, with protein sequence MQGFRLIFTRYFLAGLIIFLPLVILGIFFRWLFHTLTDLIQPFTNLVIKLSGFPELAGDVVVILLILISVALTGYLVTTSAGIYLHNRFDATLNRLAPGYQMIKEIVNQFVGDKASSPFAGGSIARVKLFGEQVETTVTAIITSRHDDGTLTVFVPTGPNPTSGFIYHIPEHLAEIRPDIKVEAAMKTVISCGAGSAKLFAPAPPDTSNSAPHGAHLSSSGHTPLEKRENVDSPDQN encoded by the coding sequence ATGCAAGGATTCAGATTGATATTCACCCGATATTTTCTTGCCGGGCTGATCATATTTCTACCCTTAGTCATTCTCGGTATTTTCTTCCGATGGTTATTCCACACCCTGACAGACCTGATTCAACCCTTCACCAATCTGGTGATCAAACTCAGTGGTTTTCCAGAGCTCGCTGGTGATGTGGTTGTCATCTTGCTGATTCTGATTTCTGTCGCACTCACCGGTTACCTCGTCACCACCAGCGCGGGGATTTACTTACACAACCGGTTTGACGCGACACTGAACAGGCTTGCTCCCGGATATCAAATGATCAAGGAGATTGTAAATCAATTTGTTGGAGACAAGGCATCGTCCCCCTTTGCTGGTGGTTCAATTGCACGGGTAAAACTATTTGGCGAACAAGTCGAAACCACCGTTACCGCGATCATTACCAGTCGTCATGATGACGGGACACTCACGGTATTCGTGCCAACCGGGCCAAACCCAACCTCCGGATTTATTTACCATATTCCTGAACACCTCGCAGAAATCCGGCCCGATATAAAAGTCGAAGCGGCGATGAAAACAGTCATATCCTGTGGTGCAGGCTCTGCAAAACTATTCGCCCCGGCCCCCCCAGACACGAGCAACAGCGCCCCCCATGGCGCACACTTATCCTCATCGGGTCATACTCCATTAGAAAAACGCGAAAACGTAGATTCGCCAGATCAAAATTAA
- a CDS encoding 2-dehydropantoate 2-reductase: protein MRVVVLGAGAVGCFLGGCLQASGVKVSYIGRQRIKNIVTEFGLTVSDWKGRLVSFAPEAVDYHKSGECLTYADIILVTVKSGDTASAAKTIKEYASPRALVVSFQNGVCNSDVLRANLPGFKVLSGMIPFNVAEQPGGRFHSGTEGDLFIEELDDAHRSLLNLFQGAGVGIVARSDMASVQWSKLVLNLNNSINALSGLALKEQLMDRTYRQVVSAATAEGLTVLKAAGITPVRTGKVVPQLVPHVLKLPNFMFLKVASAMIKIDESARSSMQDDLRLGRRTEVDYLNGEIVKLAARVGVEAPVNSRIVDLLKAAEAAGRGSPKMSANALYTSVLKPAVKA from the coding sequence ATGCGGGTGGTCGTGCTGGGTGCAGGGGCGGTAGGGTGCTTTCTGGGAGGCTGCTTACAAGCGTCAGGCGTTAAGGTCAGCTATATTGGCCGACAACGGATCAAGAATATCGTCACGGAATTCGGTTTAACCGTGAGTGACTGGAAAGGCCGGTTAGTCAGTTTCGCACCTGAAGCGGTGGATTACCATAAATCAGGGGAGTGCCTGACGTATGCCGATATCATATTGGTCACCGTAAAAAGTGGCGATACGGCCAGCGCAGCTAAAACAATTAAAGAGTATGCATCACCGAGAGCCTTGGTGGTGAGTTTTCAAAACGGCGTTTGTAATAGTGATGTACTGCGGGCGAACCTGCCCGGATTCAAAGTACTGTCCGGGATGATTCCTTTTAATGTAGCTGAACAGCCCGGTGGGCGTTTTCACAGCGGCACTGAGGGTGATTTATTCATTGAAGAACTTGACGATGCGCATCGATCATTGCTTAACCTTTTCCAGGGGGCCGGCGTGGGTATTGTCGCCCGCTCAGACATGGCATCTGTTCAGTGGAGCAAGCTTGTGCTGAATCTGAATAATTCCATTAATGCGTTGTCTGGGTTAGCACTTAAAGAGCAATTAATGGATCGTACCTATCGCCAAGTTGTGTCGGCGGCGACGGCTGAAGGCCTGACGGTTTTGAAAGCCGCAGGCATCACACCCGTGCGAACCGGTAAAGTCGTACCGCAACTGGTTCCTCACGTGTTAAAACTGCCGAATTTCATGTTTCTGAAAGTCGCCAGTGCCATGATTAAAATTGATGAATCCGCAAGATCTTCGATGCAGGATGATCTGCGCCTTGGTCGCAGAACCGAAGTGGATTACCTAAACGGTGAAATTGTAAAGTTGGCGGCGCGAGTCGGCGTTGAGGCTCCAGTCAATTCCCGTATCGTTGACCTGCTAAAAGCGGCAGAAGCAGCAGGGCGGGGGTCGCCAAAAATGTCAGCAAATGCGCTATATACCTCTGTGCTGAAACCAGCGGTAAAAGCCTGA
- a CDS encoding response regulator, which translates to MFETAHQAQIESRLQAQIQRLEHSLDKWTQSRQREVQVIVSTPQFRAYAENLRQANGTLNSKTVKDLTAWLNVILKGLNYQGFYIMDQKGQVLIQSDQNTITEQIPGNGPELSSLDFKRMAKGAASISIPGPLQPDDGNPDNASIYIGIALPAQLISSSNGNSQNTADRTPLILVFALSAAPWQALFDEAAQFNSDELLAFDSEAKLMTRSRFQADLQKKGLFSSPTDLAPGIRLYQPVNAHSIDTNRPVLIPGKSLALNAAEAIAGKNGVSTTPFINFRGESVVAAWAWLNESGYGITYEIEAEEALALMQQSKVLWILLTAVSMLLMSVLFVYFTITREKVHRLSTERQHNEERLTLALEAANEGIWDWDVKGGEVFFSPRWFSMLGYQPTQGPHNFKTLTDLVHPEDKNDVINELVTHASWGDGYKLQFRMRAFNGQYRWVLSKGKVIERDRSGNAIRLINTQADITDRVEYEEKLKQLNQQLESTVSAKTAALEETQSDLSLILEASGEGIIGLDNEGAITFANEAVSRLTGYANGQLLGQSFHDLLHHHYPNGRAVDYTHSQITKTQNDGQTRQQENDTFVRQDGTHLPVEYTVSTLKDAKGHAKGVVIVFRDSTQRKRYELAQQDAVKAANEANQAKSAFLANMSHEIRTPLNAIIGLTELALNNIRETGQRSYIQKIKDSASILLGIINDILDFSKIEAGKLEVSLNTENISNLLHQQVTLFRLAARDQQNLLLVYIHPTVPQHVEIDGCRVGQILSNLISNAIKFTRQGEVRIDISVSNRDQNKKNAIELEFRIRDTGVGMDKTQQKHVFNAFAQADSSTTRQFSGTGLGLAICKRLIAIMGGNIQLNSKPNAGTDVVFTLPCQRSEQVDNLNTLYSGPIETVHFISENASLRDNIQFWVSNAGLGVHTFSTQALEHAVAEADSSSVFIIDTLLPEEIQSQLLNLISRAQSHSPVIYLEHVPTRTYREPRFVVDTPLTGTQTLIEILENIPLGSPDNPTRVLSSNAAVIDSNTEPDIFADFQKRFRHNRILLVEDNITNREVACALLECTGIQIDVASDGQQAIDKIVHNQYDAVLMDIQMPILNGYQATRIIRQNNPTIPIIALTANATEHDKVHCIECGMNDFIAKPFAPKALFNTLQHWLDLGEPQITDPA; encoded by the coding sequence TTGTTTGAAACTGCGCATCAAGCCCAGATTGAATCCCGTTTGCAAGCCCAGATACAACGTCTTGAGCACAGCCTGGATAAATGGACCCAATCCCGTCAACGAGAAGTCCAGGTTATTGTCAGTACGCCACAATTTCGCGCTTACGCCGAAAACCTGAGGCAGGCGAACGGTACCCTGAACTCGAAAACAGTCAAGGATTTAACCGCCTGGTTAAACGTTATTCTGAAAGGTTTAAACTACCAAGGGTTTTACATTATGGATCAGAAGGGCCAAGTCCTGATCCAATCCGACCAAAATACGATTACAGAGCAAATTCCCGGTAATGGCCCGGAACTGAGCAGCCTGGATTTTAAACGCATGGCCAAAGGTGCGGCATCAATCAGTATTCCGGGCCCGTTACAGCCCGATGATGGAAATCCAGACAACGCCTCTATCTATATCGGAATCGCTTTACCTGCTCAATTGATCAGCAGCTCGAACGGAAACTCACAGAATACCGCCGACAGAACACCGCTTATTCTGGTTTTCGCGCTATCTGCAGCACCATGGCAGGCGCTTTTCGATGAAGCCGCGCAGTTTAACAGTGATGAGCTACTCGCATTTGACAGCGAAGCCAAACTAATGACTCGAAGTCGCTTCCAAGCTGATTTACAGAAAAAAGGCCTGTTCTCCAGCCCAACAGACCTGGCTCCCGGCATCCGCCTTTACCAGCCGGTCAATGCCCACTCCATCGATACCAATCGACCCGTTCTCATTCCCGGAAAATCATTGGCCTTGAATGCAGCGGAGGCCATTGCTGGCAAAAACGGTGTCAGTACCACCCCGTTTATCAATTTTCGCGGCGAATCGGTGGTTGCGGCCTGGGCCTGGTTGAATGAGTCCGGGTATGGCATAACCTACGAAATTGAAGCTGAAGAAGCCCTGGCACTCATGCAACAATCCAAAGTCTTGTGGATTCTGCTTACGGCAGTGTCCATGCTTCTGATGTCCGTACTTTTTGTTTACTTTACGATAACACGGGAAAAAGTACACCGCTTGAGCACTGAACGCCAACACAACGAAGAGCGGCTGACACTGGCTCTTGAAGCGGCGAATGAAGGCATATGGGATTGGGATGTAAAAGGCGGGGAGGTTTTCTTTAGTCCTCGCTGGTTTTCCATGCTGGGTTACCAACCCACACAAGGTCCCCATAACTTCAAAACACTGACCGACTTGGTTCACCCGGAAGACAAAAATGATGTTATTAATGAACTGGTGACCCATGCATCCTGGGGCGATGGCTATAAACTACAGTTCCGGATGCGTGCTTTCAACGGCCAATATCGCTGGGTACTCAGCAAGGGCAAAGTAATAGAACGAGATCGCTCCGGCAACGCAATTCGCTTAATCAACACGCAGGCTGATATCACCGACCGGGTTGAGTACGAGGAAAAATTAAAACAACTCAATCAACAACTTGAGTCAACGGTTTCGGCCAAAACAGCAGCCCTCGAGGAAACCCAGTCCGACCTTTCATTGATCCTGGAAGCCAGTGGCGAAGGTATTATCGGTCTGGATAACGAAGGGGCAATCACGTTCGCAAATGAAGCCGTAAGCCGCCTGACTGGCTACGCCAACGGGCAACTTCTTGGCCAATCTTTCCATGACTTGCTGCATCATCACTACCCGAATGGACGCGCAGTTGATTATACCCATTCGCAAATCACCAAGACCCAAAATGACGGACAAACCCGGCAACAGGAAAATGATACCTTCGTCAGACAGGATGGTACACACCTTCCTGTAGAATACACGGTGTCCACCTTAAAAGATGCCAAAGGACACGCTAAGGGCGTGGTGATCGTTTTTCGTGATAGCACCCAGCGAAAGCGTTATGAATTGGCGCAACAGGACGCAGTAAAAGCAGCAAACGAAGCGAATCAAGCGAAAAGTGCCTTCCTGGCAAATATGAGCCATGAGATTAGAACCCCGCTCAACGCGATCATTGGTTTGACCGAGTTAGCGCTGAACAATATTCGGGAAACTGGACAGCGCAGCTACATCCAGAAAATCAAGGATTCTGCCAGTATTCTACTGGGTATTATTAATGATATTCTGGACTTCTCCAAAATCGAGGCAGGAAAACTTGAAGTTTCCCTTAACACCGAAAATATCTCAAACTTATTGCATCAACAGGTGACGCTGTTTCGCCTTGCAGCACGAGACCAGCAAAACTTGTTGCTCGTGTATATCCACCCAACCGTTCCTCAACATGTTGAAATAGATGGATGCAGAGTCGGACAAATTCTCAGCAATCTGATTTCAAATGCGATCAAATTTACCCGGCAAGGTGAAGTCCGCATTGATATTTCCGTGTCAAATCGGGATCAAAATAAAAAAAATGCAATTGAGCTCGAGTTTCGGATTCGGGACACCGGCGTAGGTATGGACAAGACTCAACAGAAGCATGTTTTTAATGCTTTTGCTCAGGCAGATTCATCCACAACCCGACAATTTAGCGGCACGGGACTCGGCCTGGCAATCTGTAAACGCCTGATAGCAATCATGGGCGGAAACATCCAATTAAACAGTAAACCCAACGCTGGCACGGACGTAGTATTTACCCTCCCCTGTCAACGAAGCGAACAAGTCGACAACCTGAACACGCTTTATTCCGGCCCGATTGAAACTGTCCACTTCATTAGCGAAAACGCGAGTTTACGTGACAACATTCAATTCTGGGTGAGCAATGCCGGTTTAGGGGTGCATACTTTTTCAACTCAGGCGCTTGAGCATGCCGTAGCCGAGGCAGACTCAAGCAGCGTATTTATTATCGATACCCTCTTGCCAGAGGAAATCCAGTCGCAACTCCTCAATTTGATTTCCAGAGCACAGAGCCATTCACCGGTAATTTATCTCGAACATGTCCCCACGCGCACCTATCGAGAGCCGAGGTTTGTAGTCGACACGCCATTGACAGGAACGCAGACGCTAATCGAAATATTAGAAAACATTCCACTCGGGAGCCCGGACAACCCCACCCGTGTGTTGAGCTCCAATGCCGCAGTTATCGATTCGAACACCGAACCGGATATTTTCGCCGATTTTCAGAAACGCTTCCGACACAACCGAATATTACTGGTAGAAGACAATATCACTAATCGCGAAGTTGCCTGCGCACTTCTGGAATGCACAGGCATCCAAATCGATGTTGCCAGCGATGGCCAGCAGGCAATCGATAAAATTGTTCATAATCAATATGATGCCGTTCTAATGGACATACAGATGCCGATATTGAATGGTTACCAAGCGACACGCATTATCCGTCAAAACAATCCAACCATTCCCATTATTGCACTCACAGCAAATGCAACTGAGCACGACAAGGTTCACTGCATCGAATGTGGTATGAATGACTTTATCGCCAAGCCCTTTGCCCCCAAGGCATTATTTAATACACTGCAACACTGGCTCGACTTGGGCGAACCCCAAATAACCGACCCGGCTTAA
- a CDS encoding SWIM zinc finger family protein has protein sequence MALDINAELLTKLAGQQTYENGKHLFENDAVSEVDVHRQASRDTVQGSIRDATNSYSAILKLSPTTLEGSCNCPESEGFDFCKHCAALALEFRRLQSKLGYMDQGSDREKILSYLLRKDKTSLAKSLLTFIESDPLTTQRYLLHAHLTSGNIDYHALRKQITETTRVPKNLFRQKHIQNFFENIELLWELIEEHKTNLAPDKLQKLCEYSLSRLQNLLSELDSAIGFHEPVLKTIVNCHQYSLNRTQPNLEKRYKYLESIWSDENQSIYPKKSEILQYIKDEAFRELLNNTILSPHE, from the coding sequence ATGGCACTAGATATTAACGCCGAGCTGCTCACCAAACTCGCAGGTCAACAGACTTACGAAAATGGAAAGCACCTCTTCGAAAACGATGCCGTTTCTGAAGTGGATGTGCACCGCCAGGCATCACGGGATACTGTGCAGGGTTCTATTCGTGATGCTACAAATTCGTATTCAGCCATATTAAAGCTCTCACCTACAACACTGGAAGGTTCCTGCAACTGTCCAGAATCTGAAGGCTTTGACTTCTGTAAACACTGTGCCGCACTCGCACTGGAATTTCGTCGCCTGCAGAGCAAGCTCGGTTATATGGATCAAGGTTCTGATCGTGAGAAAATATTAAGCTACCTGTTGCGGAAAGATAAAACCAGTCTCGCGAAGTCGCTTTTGACATTTATTGAGTCCGACCCTCTCACGACCCAACGGTATTTGCTCCACGCGCACCTCACCTCTGGCAACATTGATTATCACGCTTTGCGCAAGCAAATTACAGAGACCACCCGCGTCCCGAAAAACCTGTTCAGACAAAAACATATACAGAATTTTTTTGAGAATATTGAGCTACTGTGGGAATTAATCGAAGAACACAAGACCAATCTCGCACCGGATAAACTGCAAAAGCTTTGCGAGTACAGCCTCTCACGACTGCAAAACCTTCTCAGCGAATTGGACAGCGCGATCGGATTCCATGAACCTGTTTTAAAGACTATTGTAAATTGCCACCAATACAGCCTGAACCGTACTCAGCCCAACTTGGAAAAGCGTTATAAATATCTGGAGTCCATCTGGTCAGACGAAAATCAGTCAATTTACCCGAAAAAATCTGAGATTCTCCAGTACATCAAGGATGAAGCATTCCGGGAGCTGTTAAACAACACGATACTCAGCCCCCATGAATAA
- a CDS encoding DUF2237 family protein, with protein MELVKNEALNVLGLPLESCSLDPKTGFFRDGHCNTCEQDAGSHTVCAVMTQEFLEYSRFKGNDLSTARPEFGFPGLKSGDSWCLCASRWRQAFEDGMAPRIRIMATHIRALEIIDLETLKTHAEDLH; from the coding sequence ATGGAACTCGTCAAAAACGAAGCGCTCAATGTACTGGGACTCCCACTGGAATCCTGCAGTCTGGATCCGAAAACCGGTTTCTTTCGGGACGGTCACTGCAACACCTGCGAACAGGATGCCGGATCACACACGGTATGCGCAGTAATGACCCAGGAGTTTTTAGAGTATTCACGCTTTAAGGGTAACGACCTATCGACAGCAAGACCGGAATTCGGCTTTCCCGGCCTCAAGTCAGGCGATAGCTGGTGTCTGTGTGCGTCACGATGGCGACAGGCATTTGAAGACGGTATGGCCCCGAGAATCCGGATCATGGCAACTCACATTCGAGCCCTGGAGATCATCGACCTGGAAACACTGAAAACGCACGCAGAAGATCTGCACTGA